DNA sequence from the Cohnella herbarum genome:
ATCCGAAGTCTTCGACAAGTCCATCGGTCACAACCTTCGTTTGTTCGCTAATGAATTGTTCCCTGTTCTGAACCGGAGAGAATAAAGTAATCTTGTTTCTGCTGTTGCCGGTTGATTCCTTAAGCAAATGCTCCTTGTCGGCCAACCGTATCATAACGGTCATTACCGCGTTCAGAGAGATGGGATCTTCCCGATTCAGAATTTCATGCACTTGTTTGATGGTCATTTTATTTTTTTCCCACAGCACTTCCATAATCTTAACTTCAAGAGAACCGAAGAAGCGATGAAGCCCTTCTTCGTTCAAGTGTATTTTTTTTACTCTCAACGGTTTTGCCCCCTTGGAAATCCGAATGGCTTCAATCGTTCTCCGACGACGTCCTGAGGAAAATCATGCTAACCGTGATAAGCACGAACGCAACTAAAGCTAGAAACGGGATCGTAATAAAGCCTAACCAATCAATATAATCGACGTTACAAGGAACCCCGTTCGTGCAAGGCTTTATTCCCTCGAATCCGGGCGCTTTTTGAAGCAAATAATGATAAATGGAAATCGATCCCCCGATAATCGACAGAGGTAAAATATACTTTTTCATCGCAACATCGCCATAATAAGCGGCTATCCCCAGTAAGATGCTTAAAGGATACATCAATATCCGTTGATACCAACAGAGCTCGCAGGGAATATACCCGCGAACTTCGCTGAAATACAAGCTTCCTAACGTTGCAACGACGGAGACGATCCAAGCAAAATATAAGAAGAAATGCGGAGCAATCGATTTTCTCGGGTTCATCTTTAAACTCCCAACTCCTTATCGATCACGGATTTGATCGACTCGATATCAAAAGGATTTGCAATCGTAATGCCATTGATCATCAAAGTTGGCGTTTGATTAATTCGATACTTCTCGACGAGAGCGTTATCGACTTGAACCTGAGGTAATGTCGTTCTGTTGCTCAAGTCGTTCTTTAACTTCTCAATATCTATCTGCGGTGTGATCGTTGTCGCGAGTTCCGCGATTTTCTCCTCGGTGATCCAGAGTCCATCGTGGTTTGCCGAAGGCTGCGCATTAAACATCGCTTCGTTAAACACCCAGAAGGCGTCCTTGTTCTGGGAGAACACCGCCTCCCCGGCCAAAGCCCCGAGTTCGGATTCATCGCCGTGAAACAGCGTGTTAACGAATGCAAGCTTCATTTTCCCGGTATCGATATATTCTGCCTTGAGAACGGGATATACGTCTTGACTCCATTTTTTGCATGACGGACATTTATAATCTCCAAACTCGATCAAGGTCACTTTAGCGTCCTCGCTCCCGATAACGGGTTGATCCGCGATGCTGGGTTGCACGTCGACCCGAGTTAAATCCTGCGTTCCATCCTTATTGGCTTGATTAATGAAAAACAAAGCAACGAGCAAGAGTACGAGAGCTGTCGTGTAGAGCACCATAGCTTTTCCCGGATTCTTCTTACGACCTGTCGTACCTGCCTTCTTATTCTTGCCTGACATTTTGTTATCCCCTTTACGATCTGAATTTTTGCGTCAACCTTTTTCTTCTTTTGGCTAACAAGACGAATAACATGAATAGCAACTGTAAAAACCAAAAAATAGTAACCATAATCGCCCATGGGGACTTCTTATCTATAGGAGGCGTGATTTCCACCTCGGCTGCGGCTTCAAGCAAGTTCGGAGCTTCGCTAAGAAATAGCGGTCTTAAGGAAGCAATCGATTGATCCAGCTTATAGAGCGAGCTATTCCGTACGTATAGATTTCCGGATTCATCCGCTGCGAGAGCGGGTGTCGTCCCCTTCTCTGCGGTCATCCAAATCGCAGCATTCGAATGGAAAGGCTTCTCTTCGCCGTTTACTGAAAAGTTCTGTTCGACGCCTTCGTCCATGATCTTAATCGTTTCTACGCGTTCAAATCCGTAGTCTAGCAAGGCAGCCATGTCCGAATAGATTTCATCGCTGGAAGAGGACTTAAGAATCACGCCGATTAGCTCCGTGTCGCCGCGCTGTGCGGAAGAAACCAACGTAAAGCCAGATGCGTTCGTATACCCATTCTTAATCCCTGTCGCCCCTTCGTAACTCGACAAGAGCTTATTATGATTAACGAGCTCCGACACCCACTCTTTCCCGACCCACGGTTTATTCCGCGTGGACACGATGGTCCGAAAGGTTTCGTTTTCCATTGCGTATTTCGCGATAATTGCCATATCTCTTGCCGTCGTATAGTGATTGGAATCCGGGAGCCCGTGAGGGTTCGTGAAGTTCGTTTGCGTTAATCCCAGCTTCTCTTTCACGAAAGCATTCATGCGATTTGCGAATTGCTCTTTGGAACCATCCATATGCTCCGCGATTGCTGTGGCCGCGTCATTCCCCGAGTTAACAAGAAGTCCGTAAACGAGCTTCTCCATCGGAACCTCTTCCCCTTCGGCTAGAAATACGCGAGTTCCCTCTTCATTTCTTGCTTCCTTGGAAACTTTTACGATATCGGCGAGATTCGAGTCTTCCAACGCTAGAATTCCCGTCACGATTTTCGTGATACTGGCGGGATACATTCGTTTGTCGCCATTATTATCGTATACGACGGCGCCTGTTCGCGCATCGATCAAGATTGCGGCTTCACCGCGGATTGCCGGAAGCTGACCGCCGTTCGCCGAAACGGATCCCGCCCAACACAAGAACATCAAGACCGGAAGAAATAGTCGAATGATCGAAACCCGCATATTGATCTTCATCTCCGCTTTTATGAACCGATTGGATAGAAATACCTCAACCGCTCATTATCTTTTTTTCCTGCGCAGGTACAAAGCAACAAATAATAGGAATACGGCCCCGGCGGCATAGAGAAGAAAATCCGAAGCTTTGGACTTAACTTCTAAGGACGTATTATCGGATGAATCAGATTCACTGTCCGGTTGCGATGATTCCGAAGCGGACGGATTGGAGGTATTCGTTTCGCTTGGAGCCGGACTTAAGGATTCGGAGGCAACCGGATCTTCGGAGCTTGAAGGCGATGACGATGGCGAAGCCGAAGCCGAAGCCGAAGGTGAAGCAGATGGAGTTGCAGTTGCCGGAACACGCACGCTGAATGCGAAGCTGCCTTTAATCGGATGTCCGTCTTTGCCAATGATTTTCCAATCCACGGTATATTCCCCATCCTTCAATGGCGAATTCAATCCTCCGGACATGGATGACTTATCGACCAATTTGTCGGCGATCTCATATTCGGTTCCCTGAGCGTCAACAACCTTAAAGCTACTCAGCTTCTCAATGTCCGTGTTAAAGGTCATTTTTATCTCATTGACTTCCGCATCCACGATTTGTTTATTTTCGGGGGTCGAGGATTTAAGACCCGTATGCGCGAAAGCGCTTGTCGGAGCAAGGATTGCCAGAACGAAGGCCGTTAAGATCAGCCATTTGGTTCGTTTCATTATTGATTCCCCATTTCGAATCTTTTCTAGTAACATATGAATCTCGTGACTTATTTATTTTACAACATTATTAAACTACGATAAATAGTATGATTTGACGTAATGATGACATCGATGCGCAATTTTTAGGCTCCGCGCAAGAAATCGAAGTGAAAACATAAGTCGGCCAACGTCAATAAGAATTCGATGTGGAGTTTCTCATTGTTTTATCATAATCGTCGGAAGACCTATGGCGGACATGCTCGGATTGTCTTCTTGGTAAATAGAGGGTCAAAAAGATGTGTTATCGTTGGTTCAGGTGATCAAGCAGCAACACATCTTAACCATCTTAAGGAGGACGACATCATGACTACTACCATTAAGAAAAATCATATGGGCAAGTTGCTTGTCGGAGCTACGCTAAGCCTTTCGATCGTTTTCTCGGCAGGAACGATGTTCGCGAATACGAACTCGGCCTATGCCGCAACAACGTCAACCGCGGACAGCGTAATTGCGACGGGCAAGAAGTTCTTGGGCGTTCCTTATGAATTCGGAGCCTCATCGAACAAAACGACCGCGTTTGATTGCTCATCGTTCACGCAATACGTGTTCAAACAAAACGGAGTCAGTATCCCCCGTTCGTCTAAAGAACAATCCAAAGTAGGTACTTTCGTGTCCAGAGACCAGCTCCAACCTGGAGATTTGGTATTCTCGGATACGAATCGGGACGGAGTTATCAATCACGTGAGCATCTATATCGGTAACGACCAGCTTCTGCACACCTATAGAGTCGGAATTGGCGTTACGATATCGACGTTCACAGGCAGTTCGTGGGATAAGACATACGTAACGGCTCGCAGAGTGCTTCCAACGAATGAACAACCTGTCGAGGTCACTCCGCCGACCAACATTACGAAACCGGATCCGAAGCCTGACAAACCTTCGATTACCGAACCCGATACAGACAGTTCGGATGATGGCGATCATTGGGATCGTGACCGCTACAATCACAAGAAGAAATGGCATCGATAAAACATGACGGGTTAACTTCCCTAAATCAAAGACAAAATGACCGCCAGATCAACTCTGTCGGTCATTTTGTTTGGAATAAAGTCCGGCAGCTTTAGAGCTTAACGATCTTGGTCGCAATATTTTCGCAAAATTCGCTGTCATGCTCAACAAAAAGCAAGGTTGGCTTATATTCAAGCAGCAACTCTTCAATTTGCATGCGTGAGATGACATCGATAAAATTTAGCGGTTCATCCCAAATATGCAAATGGGCTTTCTCGCAAAGGCTTTTTGCGATTAATACTTTCTTTTTCTGCCCACCGCTAAAATCCGACATATCCTTCTCGAATTGCACCCTCGAAAAATCGAGTTTCCTTAAGATCGATTTGAACAGACTTTCGTCAATCCCGTTATCTCTCGCGTAGTCCGTCAAATTGCCCCGCAGATGCGAAGTAATCTGTGAGACATAGGATATTTTAAGTTGGCTGCCCTTCCTGAAAGTACCGGAATAATCGATTTTCTCGCCCAGAATAAGTTTTATGACGCTCGATTTTCCCGAACCGTTCCTACCCGTAAGCGCTATTCTATCCCCTTGCTCAATCATAAAACCGATATCCGAACATACCTGCTTCTCGCCGTAATAAATGGAAACATGATCGAGTTCGGCAAGTTGATTTTTATGATAGGCAAGCTGTGAAAGCTTTAAGCTCTCGGCGCTTTCAATATTCTTAAGCAGCTTAGACTTGTCTTCTATCGCGGATTGCTGTCTATGCTCGATCGATTTCGAGCGTTTCATCATTTTAGCGGCTTTGTGGCCGATATACCCTCTATCTACGTCGGATCCGGAATTTAAGGTTCCGAATTTCGTCTTTTCCACTGCATCTGACCAATTGCTCGTTCGTTTCGCGGATTCCGATAGACGTCTAATGTCTTTTCTGAGCTTTTCGTTCTCCGCTAGCTCGAAGTGATCCTGTCTCCTTTTATTTTCCCACCAATCGGAGAAATTACCCTTCCGGATTTCGATGTTAGTCTTATTGATGGATAAAATGTGATCTACGCAGCGATCAAGAAACGATCTGTCGTGAGACACGAGGATGTATCCGCTTTTGGCGTTGAGATAATGACCGACGAGTTTTCTTGCCTCAATGTCAAGATGATTGGTCGGTTCATCGATTAACAGAAAACTGTTTTCCTTAAGAAATAAGGCTGCTAATAGTACCTTGGTCTGTTCTCCGTTGGACAAAGAGTCGAACGGGCGATATAAGACATCTTCGGAAACCTTAAGCAACGTCAATTCGCGCATGATTTCCCAGAGAGGGACGTCCGGGACAATGCCGTTGATGACATCAATCGTATGATCTTCCATGTGTTCGACATGGAATGGGAAATATTCGAACCCGACATTAGCGGAAATCTTCCCGCCGTATTCATAATCACCAAGCAATAAGCGGAGGAATGTGGTTTTCCCCCTTCCGTTTCTTCCCGTAAATCCTAATTTCCAATCGGTGTCCAATTGAAAATTAACTTTTTCGAACAAATTATCGTAGCTGCCCTCATAGGCAAACGTTAAGTTCGCGACATTAATTAATGACATAAAGAAATCCTCCTGCATCCTAAAAAAATAAGAGCTACAAGAAAGTTACTTTCTTGTAGCTCAAATAAATACAGAAAATCCAACCCGCTATGGGGTTAGAAAATGGATTTATTCATTGAGCGAAAAGAATAAGTAACTTTCTTGCATACAAAATAAAACATGCGAAAACGATCGCTTTTCCTGTTTTATAATGATTAGCAAGAAAAATCACATTATTCTTTTCAACTCCCGTCATTAAAGTAAGTGAAGTTTACCATAACCGTTTTTTATTTTCAACACCTATGCGGGAGACACACCTATGTGGGAGATCCTTCCTATACGTCCAATACTGCCAGGTTCATCTCTCTAATGCGCGAAGGTTCGGAAATCAAGTCGACCTCGACGATCTTCCCGTGAATCAGTGTAAATTGGAGAATATAAAGCAGCTTTCCACGAGGAGCAACGATAGCGCCTACCTTTCCGTTCACGAGGGCTGACTGCGCAGCCTGCGCGCGTCCAGAGATATGCATCGCCAGCGCTTTTGCGCCTCGAGTTACGTTGGATTGTGCTGTCCGGCGATCGTCTCTGACGACAACATCCGGATCAAGAGCCGCTACCAACGCATCAAAATCGCCAACGCGCGATGCCGCTAGGAAAGCGTCGACGAGCTCGCGCTGCAGAGCAATTCCGGCATCGTCAGTCTTTCCAGTCCCTTGCACCCGGCGACGAGCCCTGCTCGCAAGTTGTCTGACCGCGGTTTCGGATTTCCCCACGATAGGAGCAATTTCGTTGAAAGGTATTGCGAAGATATCTCGCAGCACGAACGCGATGCGTTCCGCGGGATTCAGATTATCGAGCACGACCAACAGGGCAAGACCGACGGAATCCGCCAGCAGCGCTTCGTGTTCGGGGTCGTTACGATCGCTATGAGTCGCGAACGTCTCGGGCAAATGCGTTTCCATCGATTCCTCGCGTCTCGACTTGCGCGAACGCAGCATATCGAGGCTCACCCGAGAAACTACAGTGGTCAGCCATCCTCCCAGGTTCACGACATCGCTCGTATCCGAACGGCTAAGTCTTACCCAAGTTTCCTGCACCGCGTCCTCCGCCTCGCTCAATGATCCAAGCATGCGATACGCAACCGCCTGCAGGTGATTCCGATGCACTTCGAACTGCTCCGCCTTCCGTTCCATTCCGTTCATCATCCACATTCCTTTTCGATCTGATATTCATCTTTATCATTATTGACGAACGATAACCGGCTATTGTGACATGTCGATTAAAATCGCTGATTAACCGGCATAACTTCCACTTGTCACATTCCAGAGGTTCATTTCGTCATCGTTTTGAAGAGGGCGAATACTTCGCTCCTATCAGAATAAAGAAGGGTTGTTACTTATGCAATCAAGAATGAATAGTCCCGCGATGATCGTTCCAGAAGCGATCCAAGCCTTACAAGCACTAGGCAAAGCCTTGTTCGAGTCCGCCGAGAAAACCGGCGTTCCGAGCCGGACGCTCTTCCTTGCTTATCTTCGGACGAGTCAGATTAACGGAGACAGCGTATGCGTTGATCTTCATTCGCGCAACGCTATGGCGGCCGGCGTACAGGTAGAGAAGCTTCTAGCCGTTGCGGCCTGGCGTGAAACGCCGCACTTCACCGATGCCGAACGTGCGGCGCTGGGACTCAGCGAGTCGATTACCCGTCTAAGCGACCGAACGGATCCCGTGCCGGACGAGATTTATACCGAGGCTGTCCGACACTACGAGGAACAGGCGTTGGCCACACTGATCGCCGGAATCGCTACGGCCAACCTCTGGAATCGCTTTAACGTTTCGACTAGGCAGATCGTTAATGTCTCCGTGGAATAAGCGCAACTGAATGCGCAATCTTCGTAAATAAAGGGCGGCTGACTGGATAGTCGGCCGCCTTCTTCACGCGTTCTTAAGACTCCGTCGCCTGATTTTATTTTCCCAAGCATTTGTCCCTATCAGACTGCAGCTATTCCGCATCTGTTAATGATCATAGGTCGTTAAGGATGGGGACGCAGGATGAAATATTTAATCGTTAACGCGGATGATTTCGGCTTATCTCCTGGTGTCAACAGGGGCATTGTCGAAGCCTATCTGGCAGGCGGGATAACCAGCACAACCTTGATGGTGAATATGCCCGGCTTTGAGGATGCCATAATTCGTTCTCTTGCGCTGCCAAATCTGGGTGTCGGTTTACACTTTAACTTAACCTCCGGCATACCTATTTCACATCCGAATCTCATCCCTTCTCTCGTACAACAAGATGGAACATTTCGTGATTTCAGGCAAGTTCACGCAAGAGACGAACGCGAGATCGAAATCGAGCTCGCCGCGCAATGGAATCGTTTCATTGCCTCCGGCCTACGCCCCACCCATTTGGATTCCCATCACCATATCCATCAGATCTTCCCTTCCGTCTACAAAGCAATGGCGAATTTAGCTACTAAAGAGAACATTCCCATGCGGCGTTCGCAGACGTCAGACGAAACAATCGCTCCTTCGGTATTAAAGACCCATCAAGTTTTACTGGACACTTACGAGAAGCCAGACGGTCTTCAAAAGTTGCTTCTTTACCTTAGCCAACTTCCCGAAGGCACGACGGAATTGATGTGTCATCCCGGATATACCGACAACATGCTGCGCGAACGAGAAACCTCGGAGTGGTCGAATGCCAGAGAAGCCGAATTGGCGGTTTTTCGCGATCCTGTCGTCCAGCACACGATTCGAGAGCTGGATATTCGTCCGATTCATTACGGATTGCTGAGTTCGATAATCGCTCAACCTACCGTGCATCCTACTCCAAACCCAAAACCCAAGATCCTTCTCAAATATAAACGCCGCAAGAAACGTACATTTAAGAAAAAAGCCAAGTTAATAACGCCGAAGAGGAAGAAGCGGCGTGTTTCTACTCGTTTATTTCTTTCAATAAAGTATAAGACTCGATAATACTAATAGGATGCGCGACTCGAGACTTACAAATTTTTGCGATTATAGATCCGCGTCGAAACCGTTAGCGAGATCCAACCGATCGCTGCTGCCAGCGCGCACAAGAGGATGTCTTGAACGATAGCGGGAAAAGGGAATTGAAAGCGGATGTCGATGTTTCGGCTTTGTATTTCTTGCATGATTGACGGAATTACGAATGGGAACATAACGATGATTAACATGAACGCATATCTGGTCTTCTCGTACCCGATTTGATATTGTACTGGGATTATCGCACCGAAGAAAACGGTTAAGATCAATAAAGACAGAGAAAAGTCCGAGAAACGAAGCGGCTCCAACATGCTAGGAACAACGAGGGACATCATCGTGTACAAAGCGAAACATCCCGCGAATATCGTCAAAACGAATAGATAAGTCGATCTCACGATCGATTTCCTCGTGTAGGGCGTCGTGCATAAGAACGTGGATCCTTTGTATTTGTATTCGACCATCGAAACCATATTAAACATTAAATACTGAATGTAGATCGTGCTAAGAAAGAAGCTTAAGAACCGGCTATCGGCCAATTCGATTTTACTGCTGATCCCAAGAGGTAATAATAGCGCCGCAATTAGCATAATGATCCAATATCTTTTAGCCAATAATAAGTCTTTTTTCACAAGATGGAGAACCATCCTTCTCACCTCCCGATGTAACCGAGCATGATTTCTTCAACCGAAGGTCTTTCGAATAGGACGTCTTTCATTTGCTTGTGAACGGCCGCAGGATTATCGGTCAATCCGGTAAACCCGTATTTCGTCTCCTCCAGCGTCAAGAACAAATCGCGCACGCCGTCCAACTGACGGCAGTCCCCTTTCACGACGCTGTGCCTCTCCCGCAAAACATCCTTCTCCTCGTCCAACACGACGCGCCCCTTATCGATCAGAATTAACGCATCCGCAACTTTATCCAAGTCGGAAGTGACATGCGAGGAGAAGAATACGCTTTTTCCTTCTTCCTTCACGAATTCGAGCAAAATGTTCATCAATTCCGAGCGAACTTGCGGATCCAAACCGCTTGTTGGCTCATCCATAATGAGCAAGTCCGCATGGTGGGAAATTGCCAAAACGATAGAATATTTCATTCGCATGCCTTTGGATAACGTCTTGATCTTTTGATTTGCCGACAAACCGAACCGTTCCATACGCTTTACAAAGATCGCGTTATCCCAATTCGAATAAGACGGCGCGATTATGCTTTTCATTTCGAGTAAATTCAAGTCATCGTAAAAGTTGCCATCGGACAAGACGATACCGATTCGGTTCTTGAATTCTCTTTCGTACCGCTGCGTATCTTTTCCGTAAAACGTAATGTTTCCGGCATCCTTCCGGGTAAGTCCGAGAATCGACTTGATCGTCGTCGTCTTCCCCGCCCCGTTGACGCCGATAAATCCGGTAATGCAACCCTCGTATAACGTAAAACTCACGTCCTTAAGTCCGAAGTCGCCCCAACTTTTACTAAGGCCTTTTACTTCCAGCATCGGCTTCATTCCGTATCCTCCTCAAACAATAATTCCATCATAGCGAACAATTCGTCTTTGCCGATTCCAAGAGATCTCGCCGTGTCCCAAGCTTCCGTAAGCTTGACCTCGACAAGATGACGCCTGGACTCGAGCAGAAGCTCGAGATTTTCCTTGGCGACGAACGAGCCCTTGCCCGCTCTCGTCGTAATGAACCCTTCCGACTCGAGTTCGTC
Encoded proteins:
- a CDS encoding GntR family transcriptional regulator, which translates into the protein MKIIVSNVSDTPIYQQIKNQMKDEILRGELAEGEMLPSIRALASDLRVSVLTTRRVYDELESEGFITTRAGKGSFVAKENLELLLESRRHLVEVKLTEAWDTARSLGIGKDELFAMMELLFEEDTE
- a CDS encoding carboxymuconolactone decarboxylase family protein, which codes for MQSRMNSPAMIVPEAIQALQALGKALFESAEKTGVPSRTLFLAYLRTSQINGDSVCVDLHSRNAMAAGVQVEKLLAVAAWRETPHFTDAERAALGLSESITRLSDRTDPVPDEIYTEAVRHYEEQALATLIAGIATANLWNRFNVSTRQIVNVSVE
- a CDS encoding disulfide oxidoreductase encodes the protein MNPRKSIAPHFFLYFAWIVSVVATLGSLYFSEVRGYIPCELCWYQRILMYPLSILLGIAAYYGDVAMKKYILPLSIIGGSISIYHYLLQKAPGFEGIKPCTNGVPCNVDYIDWLGFITIPFLALVAFVLITVSMIFLRTSSEND
- a CDS encoding D-alanyl-D-alanine carboxypeptidase family protein is translated as MRVSIIRLFLPVLMFLCWAGSVSANGGQLPAIRGEAAILIDARTGAVVYDNNGDKRMYPASITKIVTGILALEDSNLADIVKVSKEARNEEGTRVFLAEGEEVPMEKLVYGLLVNSGNDAATAIAEHMDGSKEQFANRMNAFVKEKLGLTQTNFTNPHGLPDSNHYTTARDMAIIAKYAMENETFRTIVSTRNKPWVGKEWVSELVNHNKLLSSYEGATGIKNGYTNASGFTLVSSAQRGDTELIGVILKSSSSDEIYSDMAALLDYGFERVETIKIMDEGVEQNFSVNGEEKPFHSNAAIWMTAEKGTTPALAADESGNLYVRNSSLYKLDQSIASLRPLFLSEAPNLLEAAAEVEITPPIDKKSPWAIMVTIFWFLQLLFMLFVLLAKRRKRLTQKFRS
- a CDS encoding ABC-2 transporter permease, producing the protein MVLHLVKKDLLLAKRYWIIMLIAALLLPLGISSKIELADSRFLSFFLSTIYIQYLMFNMVSMVEYKYKGSTFLCTTPYTRKSIVRSTYLFVLTIFAGCFALYTMMSLVVPSMLEPLRFSDFSLSLLILTVFFGAIIPVQYQIGYEKTRYAFMLIIVMFPFVIPSIMQEIQSRNIDIRFQFPFPAIVQDILLCALAAAIGWISLTVSTRIYNRKNL
- a CDS encoding Lsa family ABC-F type ribosomal protection protein, with product MSLINVANLTFAYEGSYDNLFEKVNFQLDTDWKLGFTGRNGRGKTTFLRLLLGDYEYGGKISANVGFEYFPFHVEHMEDHTIDVINGIVPDVPLWEIMRELTLLKVSEDVLYRPFDSLSNGEQTKVLLAALFLKENSFLLIDEPTNHLDIEARKLVGHYLNAKSGYILVSHDRSFLDRCVDHILSINKTNIEIRKGNFSDWWENKRRQDHFELAENEKLRKDIRRLSESAKRTSNWSDAVEKTKFGTLNSGSDVDRGYIGHKAAKMMKRSKSIEHRQQSAIEDKSKLLKNIESAESLKLSQLAYHKNQLAELDHVSIYYGEKQVCSDIGFMIEQGDRIALTGRNGSGKSSVIKLILGEKIDYSGTFRKGSQLKISYVSQITSHLRGNLTDYARDNGIDESLFKSILRKLDFSRVQFEKDMSDFSGGQKKKVLIAKSLCEKAHLHIWDEPLNFIDVISRMQIEELLLEYKPTLLFVEHDSEFCENIATKIVKL
- a CDS encoding sigma-70 family RNA polymerase sigma factor; protein product: MMNGMERKAEQFEVHRNHLQAVAYRMLGSLSEAEDAVQETWVRLSRSDTSDVVNLGGWLTTVVSRVSLDMLRSRKSRREESMETHLPETFATHSDRNDPEHEALLADSVGLALLVVLDNLNPAERIAFVLRDIFAIPFNEIAPIVGKSETAVRQLASRARRRVQGTGKTDDAGIALQRELVDAFLAASRVGDFDALVAALDPDVVVRDDRRTAQSNVTRGAKALAMHISGRAQAAQSALVNGKVGAIVAPRGKLLYILQFTLIHGKIVEVDLISEPSRIREMNLAVLDV
- a CDS encoding DsbA family protein, whose amino-acid sequence is MSGKNKKAGTTGRKKNPGKAMVLYTTALVLLLVALFFINQANKDGTQDLTRVDVQPSIADQPVIGSEDAKVTLIEFGDYKCPSCKKWSQDVYPVLKAEYIDTGKMKLAFVNTLFHGDESELGALAGEAVFSQNKDAFWVFNEAMFNAQPSANHDGLWITEEKIAELATTITPQIDIEKLKNDLSNRTTLPQVQVDNALVEKYRINQTPTLMINGITIANPFDIESIKSVIDKELGV
- a CDS encoding copper resistance CopC family protein — translated: MKRTKWLILTAFVLAILAPTSAFAHTGLKSSTPENKQIVDAEVNEIKMTFNTDIEKLSSFKVVDAQGTEYEIADKLVDKSSMSGGLNSPLKDGEYTVDWKIIGKDGHPIKGSFAFSVRVPATATPSASPSASASASPSSSPSSSEDPVASESLSPAPSETNTSNPSASESSQPDSESDSSDNTSLEVKSKASDFLLYAAGAVFLLFVALYLRRKKR
- a CDS encoding BlaI/MecI/CopY family transcriptional regulator encodes the protein MRVKKIHLNEEGLHRFFGSLEVKIMEVLWEKNKMTIKQVHEILNREDPISLNAVMTVMIRLADKEHLLKESTGNSRNKITLFSPVQNREQFISEQTKVVTDGLVEDFGSLMVSHLIDNLDRADASLIERLELKLNELKQKP
- a CDS encoding carbohydrate deacetylase, with product MKYLIVNADDFGLSPGVNRGIVEAYLAGGITSTTLMVNMPGFEDAIIRSLALPNLGVGLHFNLTSGIPISHPNLIPSLVQQDGTFRDFRQVHARDEREIEIELAAQWNRFIASGLRPTHLDSHHHIHQIFPSVYKAMANLATKENIPMRRSQTSDETIAPSVLKTHQVLLDTYEKPDGLQKLLLYLSQLPEGTTELMCHPGYTDNMLRERETSEWSNAREAELAVFRDPVVQHTIRELDIRPIHYGLLSSIIAQPTVHPTPNPKPKILLKYKRRKKRTFKKKAKLITPKRKKRRVSTRLFLSIKYKTR
- a CDS encoding ABC transporter ATP-binding protein, translated to MKPMLEVKGLSKSWGDFGLKDVSFTLYEGCITGFIGVNGAGKTTTIKSILGLTRKDAGNITFYGKDTQRYEREFKNRIGIVLSDGNFYDDLNLLEMKSIIAPSYSNWDNAIFVKRMERFGLSANQKIKTLSKGMRMKYSIVLAISHHADLLIMDEPTSGLDPQVRSELMNILLEFVKEEGKSVFFSSHVTSDLDKVADALILIDKGRVVLDEEKDVLRERHSVVKGDCRQLDGVRDLFLTLEETKYGFTGLTDNPAAVHKQMKDVLFERPSVEEIMLGYIGR
- a CDS encoding C40 family peptidase; the encoded protein is MTTTIKKNHMGKLLVGATLSLSIVFSAGTMFANTNSAYAATTSTADSVIATGKKFLGVPYEFGASSNKTTAFDCSSFTQYVFKQNGVSIPRSSKEQSKVGTFVSRDQLQPGDLVFSDTNRDGVINHVSIYIGNDQLLHTYRVGIGVTISTFTGSSWDKTYVTARRVLPTNEQPVEVTPPTNITKPDPKPDKPSITEPDTDSSDDGDHWDRDRYNHKKKWHR